The Cinclus cinclus chromosome 5, bCinCin1.1, whole genome shotgun sequence genome segment GCATCCATGAAAGGGGAAGTTGATCATGGGGGTCAAATGGGATGGGGAAGTGTCTTATTGCCACCCACAGAGATGTTCTGCGCCACTCCCAGGGCAAAGCCATCCTTTTTATTTGTGAGGATGAAGCTGTTGTGTAAATAAGAGGTATTTTGCTGGTTTGTCTCTTAAAGAAGGGCAAATGATGGCTTCATGAAGCATCATTCCTGGACCCCATCTCCCAGCTGCTCAATCTATGCAAGTAGAGCCGTTTGCATCAAAAACATCCAAGTGCTGTGGTTTTTACATCATCCTCAGCCAAGCCGATTCCCTCATCCCTGTTAATTGGGATGGGGCAGCCTCAGCCCCCACCCTGGAGAAGGTCTCTCCTCTCCTGCAGGGTTTTGGTGGGATGGAAGGAGGTGGCACAGggccagctgtgctggagggagTCAAGGAAAAGGCTGCCTGGGTGCTAGCAAGGCAGCTTGCAGCCCAGGCCAAGCTTCCCACTCTTCCCACTCCTTCTGCAACATCCCAAGCTGAATCACTTCACAGAATTTACTTTTACCCTGTTAAATGCCACTAACCCTTCAAATTAATCTTCCCATTACAGGACTTCCTTTGATGTCAAAGGGGGAATTTTTTTGATGGCaaagtgggattttttccccccggtataattattcctatttttcttcccccttttttagGTACAAGAGATTCCTGCCAGATGCATGACTTGTGGAGGCAGCTCCCACACAaggtatttatatatttatatgtatatgaTGAGAATGCAGTATTGAAAGGCCTGAAGTTTCAGGCAGAAGATAAAAGGAATTTCCCATTTCCTACTTGTTACAGTGGAAGTTGCCTGGGAAGAGTCTGAAGCAGGACTAGCACCAAAAGCTGTGAGATACAGCACTGGAAAGTAGCTCTTTAAAAGAAATAGCAGAAAACATCTGCTATTTAAAACTATCACAGAGCAAGTTTCAATGCCTGGGAATGACCCCTAACACTGCTTAAATTACAGGGATGGGTGAAGTGTATCTGCTCCACTCTTGTATGTGTTTCTTATTGAGCATCTTGGGTGCTGTTGGGATTGCTGGACTGAACatcccagcacagagccagaATCACTGCATAATCCTCAAGAAGCAGGCAGCTGTATGTAGTGCTAAGGCAGCTTTCTGAAATAGCCAGTAACGTTGGAACAACCAGGTTTACTCAGAGCTTCAAACAGTTTTTGTGATTTATTAGTAAAAAGGGGATACAATTTAAGTGCTCTTTACTGAAATTGTCCATATAATTCAACTCTTTACTGAAAATATCACGACATAGTCCGTGTAATTCAACAAGGAAGTGCATTCTTGCTAATAAATCATTACATGGAGACTTCCAGCATAAGACAGGGCTTTTCTGGGAGTGGAGAATGAGCCCTGGGAGGCAttgtccagctgtgcccagtAGTGAGGTCTGTGTGACTACCTGCCCAGTGATCCCCCCCTGCCCTGGTGTGCAGACTGACCCACCTGTGCCTCCCACCGCTGTGCCACAGCTTCAATCTGGCCCCGGAGCACCTGTGCCCAGTCCTGTCCCCGCTCCAGGGGAGTGGACCTGGTCTCCATTGCTGTCAGGGCAGTGATTTCAGGGGGGATCTGGGGAACCAGGCCAGCTCGGAGAAGGGCATCCTGAAATTTGGCTGCAGAAGCTGGAGCCAAGCAACACCGGGGGATGCTGGAAAGACAAATGAAGAAAACTTATGGTGTAAGCAAGCTGAgagctggaaatgctgcaggagcAAGGGGATAGTGATGCTTCAGCCCCTAATGTTCCTGACCATGGCTCTCCCTACCTGTGTGGCTGTGAGTAGTGGTAGtgagcagccacagcagagtGGGGGCACAGCAGATACTGGTTCTCCTCCCAGCAGCGCCACATGGCTCCCACAATGTCCTGGTCAGAGGCTGAGCACGATCCCAGGGTCCCAGAGAGCTGTGGGGAAACAGGGAGTTTTGCACAGGGCACCACCACCCAATGTCTTCCCAGCTGGGCTTGTGCCACAGGCACTCAGCAATAGGGTGGAAATAAGGAGGATGGAGGATGGGTTCTCCCAGAGACTGAGGGAAAAGGGGTTGCTGCTGCAGCTAGGGGATGAggcactgctggaaaaaaaaacacagggaTGGAGTGTGGGCAAGGGGTTTCCACCCACAGGTGCTGCGagtgtgggtggagaggagCCAGGACTCAGCTCCTCACCTCTGCACTGCTAATTCCATGCTTGGAGGGAATTTCTGAGGACTTGTAAAACCCACCTCAGTGTAACAGCTCTTCTtgcttttaataataaaattcttCAGTATTTATCTTTCTGCAGCACAAGCAGGAATGGGCACTGGGCAAAGGCTGCTCTGTGGAGAGCATATTGGAAACTGGACTGGAAAAGGCAGGATTTTGCACCTGGCCTCTCACAACTCAGATCTTTGGTTTTCTCTTGtatctctctctgcttttgtgCTCCCCTTTGCTGTAACAGCAAGACTGAATTGCACCAAACTTAGCAGACCCACTCCCAAACAGCCAATTTGTGCCAGCACCCACTGTACAATGCCCCAGTGTATGGCCAAGGATGGGCCAATTTCATATGCTACCTAAATAACTGCAGGCAGTTTTTAAGTTAGTttaatgaagaagaaagaatgttcttaaatatttttttttaaaagggtgGGCTTTAGTACCTCCATGCACATACATTGATATAAAACTTcttaattaactttttaaacTTAAAACTTCACACTTAACTTTTTGGTTGCATATTCTccactataattttttttattctgaaaatgaaTTGGAAATCTCTGGTAGTAATAATCTCCttatacacacacactggcACAGTATTGTGTGGGTGAGGAACTGACCTTTCTGTGCAAATCCTCTGGCAGCTTCAGCCTTTTTGAGATGTTGAATTGCTCCATAAGAGTTTTTATCAGGTGGCTGTCACAGCCCGAGAGCAGCCAGAGGATCCTCTCCATATTGTAAGGCTCCTGGGATAGCAAGGCAATAGGTGAGGAAATTCAAACGGTGGGGGGAGCATCCCTGTGGATTCTCTGATGTCTCGTTAGGGCTGAGGTCCTACCGCTGAGTTTTTCTTGGTGGAACTCCAGGTGAACTTTTTGTCTTCCCTATGCTTACCTACATCCCAAGACAAGTCTTTGGAACACAATGTCTTTTGAACTCTGACCTGTCAGAGCAGTCTGATTAAAAcagattaaaacagaaaatgaagggaTGACTGATGAATCAACAGCGTGACCACATCTGTACCATCACTGTGAGGAGCCCAGGCTAATAACACACTGTGTATTGGAGAACCAGAAATATCCAGCTGTTTACTCAGTGttgcagatgctgctgtgagTCATCCAACTCCTGTGTGACTTAATGAGACACCCAGCTCGCTGCAGGGCTGGCTGATAATCTCTGTGAACTTACAGGGCACATATAGGGCCCGACTGGTCTATATGGCTGTGTAGCAATCAGCATTGCAACACTGCAGTAGAACTCTGTGCTAGATCATACAGGAGGGTCCCAAACCAATTCCTCTGCCTTGCCTTATTCCTGCACATTTGCAAGCACCAAGAAATATTCATCCAGGTGGTTTGGCTGAGATACCTTGTAAGGAcagacaggacaaggggcacCAACTTACAGAGTCCTCAATTTCTGGGTTCAAGTGCTGGGTTTGGATAAACTTCCTAACTTTTAGCAGCTGACAGCGCCCGTGACCTTTTGTCACTCCATCCTATTCTACCTTGTCAAGTCATCAGGACTTACTCAGCCTTTTGTGTCCTTATCTGGGTGTCTTATGGCCCCAGTTGTGTTCTTCATCTTCCCACCATCATCTCCCAGAGCCTCCCAGCCTCTAATCCAGTCTAGTCTGGGTGTAGCCTGCCCTTTGCTCTAGGGTGTCCTCTGTTTTAGGCTGTGATGAGAAGATACAAGTCAGCGTGCCTGGACTTCCATGACCCGCTCCTGAGGTGCCTCCAACATTGTGTTCCTGACACCCTTTCTCCTGTCCTTCTTTCTGCTGTTCCCACATCCTTCCCACATTTCCCCTTCATCCTCCATTCCCACCAGCCTTATGGTTTCCATTACAGAACACTATGTTGACACCAGGAAGTTGAACTGGGTCAGGGCACTGGTGCAAGTACCAGCCCTACTGTCTAAGTGAAGCTTTTGCTTCTGTTCCACATTACCAGAGCTCTCCAGGAGAATGTTGGAGCCACTCTGGAGGCCAGGTCATGCGGAGGAAAATGTTTTGGAGTGTGGGTATGAGCTGTGTGGTTCTTCCTGACCTCAGGGACAGAGAACAGCCCCTGCTTGGCTGCAAAGACTCAGTGTCTGGTGGGATTGTGCTGGGATTGTCCTGAGATTGCTCCTTACAAGGCTCATCCACACCAGACTTTCTGCTTCACCTTCAACTTTTCAGGCAGCATCTACCaggaaggtttttttctgttttacctCAGTTTGAAGAAGCAGCAACCTGAAGAGGCTGTGCATTCTCCATCTTTGAGGGTCTCCAACACCCAACAAGGTCCTGAGCAATCCCACCTGACCCCAAGGCTGAACCTGCTTTAAACAAGTCCCAATCAGAGATCTCCTGAATTCCCCTCCAGAACAAATGTTCTCTTTAGCTACAGAGATATTTGCATGGATGCTCCAGATGTGAGTTGAACAATGACATCCTGTGCAGCCATGGAGAGGGATGTGGACAGGGATTCACTCATCTGGATCTTCAGGAATCTCAGGAAGTCTCCTCACCTGACTCTCTGCCCCCAAGATCCCCAAGTCTGGCACTTGCTGACCAGTGCTACTGAAGAAATATGGGCTGAGACAGGAGCCCTGTTACCCTTGGAGCTCTGAGGAGCCCCACAAGTTCCTGGCTCAGGAGGAAAGCCaagctgcagagcacagcctggTGATAGAGGCACAGGGACTTAGTCACTGCAAAGCATGGCAGTCCCTCCAGACTCCCAGATCCTTCCAGTGTGTTCAAACAGCTTTTGGAAAATCCAGGTAGCTTAAGGCCACAGAGATACAATACCAAGGGTTTCCCACTTTGATTACTTCTTTGAAAGCAGGTCCAGTCCCTGGGGATCCCAGGGTGGGAATGAAAGGGGAGGTATGTGCTTCCAGGTGTTTGGTTTCTGTACCTCCATGACTTTTCTTTCTGAGgcctttccctgcctgctgggactTGTTTTGCTCTGAGCAAACTGCAGGAGGCCATGAACGAGGCATTTATTCTGGACCTCTACCTCTTTCCTAGTCTCTCTTCTTGCTCTTTGTGGAGCTTTTCAGAAGCATCAAAAAATCTTTGAGACATGATGGCATTTTTAGCTCTCTAGTTGTCACATGTTGTGGAAATGTCTCTGTCTTGCTAAGCGTGCACAGAGCAAACCCCTGGAAACTCAGCACTCAAAAAGACCAGAAAGTCAAGCACTGAAAAGTGAGGGAGAAGGTGTTTGATCTATCCCAGATCAGCAGTCTGTAGCAGAAATGGTCAATATGAGTCACACCTCCTAATGCATCATCAAGTGGCATAATTTTACAGGTAGAATGAAgtacaagattttaaaaaaataaataaataaaagagcaatattttctatttttacattttgaCCAGTTCACTGCATACCTGGATATCCATGGCTGATGCTAATGTAGCCTTCACAGTCTCTGCAAGTGAGAAATCTCCATTTTGAACAGCTCTATGAATGATGTCATTGCTGTTCACCGCAGTAATAAGTCGAATTGGGAGACCCATTTTCTGGGCAATACAACcagctagggaaaaaaaaaaaagggaaaaaaatgcatgagtGCTTAATGAGGAAGCATTTGAAGGAGATTCAGCAAAGAAGTCATGGTATAAATTGATTGAGCATCTAGTTCAGAAGCACACTCAAATGATATTCCCTGGTGGATTCCAATATCTGACTTCTGTGGTTTGGTAGAGCACAGATTATAAAATTCAGGAATGCAATGCTCCACCTGCCATTGAAAATGGACCCCTGCTCATTTCCACTTTTGCTGATGGATAGGCAGGGGACCCAAAGTTCAAGCAAGCAGGAGAGATGAAGATTTGGGGCTTTTGCCTCTCTGATGGGCATCCTGGAAGAGCAGTGAAAATGTAAAATCCTTTATTGCTTTCATAAGACAGTTCTACACCTATTTTGGGACTGAGGCTATCAAGGACTATCATTTAGAAGGCCAGGTTCTGCAATTAAGAGTGGTTCTCCTGACCATGCATTACCATGCAAATTAGAGAGGACCAGGCAGGACTCCACACCTCTATTAATGTCTCACTTAAGAAATCAGAGCCACAaggttttccctcttttctgcAGCAAATGCATTTTGTCCTCTCCTAATGTGCCCATCCTCAAGATAGTTACAGTCATCATCAAatggtggtttgggtttttctgcaCCTTGCAAATCATCAGTGACACCTAAATTGAGTAATAACCATATGTGAGTAATAAAATAAGTGGTTCTGAAGAAATCCTACCAGAGAGTGGGTGTTTTAATAAATAGTAATATCCAGTATCTGCAAAGTGCTTTTGGTCCATAGATCACAGCATTCTCTCTCTCTTATCTAAcccatctttttttcccctttaccCGTGatatttcctcctcctcctgttgGCACAACAATTTCCACCATTGGCAGTGGGCTGGCATCCAGGGATGGGACGCATTGAAAGTAAGCATAGAAGTAGTGAGCAATCTGCACCATAATCCTGGACCAATTGACAGAATTCAAGCTCATGAGGTTGTATTTTCCAGCAAAACTGACATCAGCAAACAGCTCCTTGATCGGCTCATCGATTTCATCGCTGTTCCCACGAGCTGtcaaaaggagaaagggaagattagatctgccagcagcagtgcatCAGGCACGAGGTATTTCTGCTCAGAAATAGGGTTGGTCTCaagccctggggtttgctgtgTCCAGGAGTGCCCCGAGTTGCCTGtctgccctgggagctgtgtgAGCCATGGCCTGAGTGGCACCCTGTGGATGTCAGGTGGTTCCTGCAGACACAGCACTCTGTGCTATTGCTTCTACCAAATATAAACTTGCCAGGAAGGCAAATGCTGCATCCCCTTGTGAGAAGCCAAGCTGAGACCTGGCTGAGCAGAGGAATTAATGGGAACTCAAGTACTCAGTGCTGATGCCAATCCATGTGGACAGTATGGCTGTAGGGAGTGGATCACCCACAAAGGCAAgagggcagggggaaggggtgACTCCAAATCCT includes the following:
- the THNSL2 gene encoding threonine synthase-like 2, with protein sequence MEYVSTRGGTRAVDFEGALFSGYAPDGGLFMPQSIPSLDRDTLQRWSSFSYPELVKELCSLFVPAKLVPRNALDELIDRAFSRFRHKNVVHLSRLKDGLNILELWHGVTYAFKDLSLSCTGQFLQYFLEKKQKHVNILVGTSGDTGSSAIESVRGQKNVDIFVLLPKGLCTQIQELQMTTVIEDNVHVFAARGNSDEIDEPIKELFADVSFAGKYNLMSLNSVNWSRIMVQIAHYFYAYFQCVPSLDASPLPMVEIVVPTGGGGNITAGCIAQKMGLPIRLITAVNSNDIIHRAVQNGDFSLAETVKATLASAMDIQEPYNMERILWLLSGCDSHLIKTLMEQFNISKRLKLPEDLHRKLSGTLGSCSASDQDIVGAMWRCWEENQYLLCPHSAVAAHYHYSQPHSIPRCCLAPASAAKFQDALLRAGLVPQIPPEITALTAMETRSTPLERGQDWAQVLRGQIEAVAQRWEAQVGQSAHQGRGGSLGR